One Desulforhopalus sp. DNA segment encodes these proteins:
- the hcp gene encoding hydroxylamine reductase — translation MFCHQCQETAKNTGCTIQGVCGKKEEVANLQDLFLWVLKGISVWGVKGKELDIYNEEVAFFVDKGLFATITNANFDRNDFVNFIKKGVAYRDSLKEQVCQAYKKANGRELAGDTPECARWTFGDEADILAKAASGAGGWLEIADEDERSLKATILYGLKGMSAYAEHAYQLKGHSRQIFEFLMEGLAALVDPAMSKVELLSLAIKTGKVGVETMALLDKANSDGYGIPEMSTVNLGVRGNPGILVTGHDLVDLHELLEQTKGSGVDVYTHSEMLPAHYYPKLKQYEHLVGNYGNAWWMQKKEFESFHGPVLFTSNCIVPPNPEHIERIFTTGAVGFEGCVHIPDRRDGKAKDFSAIIAMAKTCKPPEAIDSGSIVGGFGHHQVLALKDKIIDAVKSGAIKRFVVMAGCDGRHKTRDYYTKVAELLPKDAIILTAGCAKYKYLKLNLGDIGGIPRVLDAGQCNDSYSLAVIAMELQKVFGMGDINDLPISFDIAWYEQKAALVLLALLHLGVKGIRLGPTLPGFLSANVAKALIEQFDLKGITTPEDDVAAMMAGL, via the coding sequence ATGTTCTGTCATCAGTGCCAGGAAACAGCGAAAAACACAGGTTGCACCATTCAGGGGGTATGCGGCAAAAAGGAAGAGGTTGCCAATCTCCAGGACCTTTTCCTTTGGGTTCTCAAGGGGATTTCGGTTTGGGGTGTCAAGGGCAAGGAATTGGACATCTACAATGAGGAAGTGGCCTTTTTTGTTGATAAAGGTCTCTTCGCGACCATCACCAATGCCAACTTCGACCGCAACGACTTTGTAAATTTTATCAAAAAAGGCGTTGCCTATCGGGATAGCCTCAAGGAGCAGGTTTGCCAGGCCTATAAAAAGGCCAATGGCCGCGAATTGGCAGGCGACACCCCGGAATGCGCCAGGTGGACTTTTGGTGATGAAGCGGACATCCTTGCCAAGGCGGCAAGCGGTGCCGGCGGCTGGCTGGAGATTGCCGATGAGGACGAACGGTCGCTGAAGGCCACCATCCTCTACGGTCTGAAGGGGATGTCCGCCTACGCCGAGCATGCCTATCAATTGAAGGGGCACAGCCGGCAGATATTCGAGTTTCTCATGGAGGGGCTGGCCGCCCTCGTCGATCCGGCGATGAGCAAGGTTGAGCTCCTCAGTCTTGCCATTAAGACCGGCAAGGTCGGCGTGGAGACCATGGCCCTCCTGGATAAGGCCAACAGCGATGGCTACGGCATTCCCGAGATGTCGACGGTAAACCTCGGGGTACGCGGCAATCCCGGTATCCTGGTCACCGGCCATGACCTGGTTGATCTGCACGAGCTGTTGGAGCAGACCAAGGGCAGCGGTGTCGATGTCTACACCCATAGTGAGATGCTGCCCGCCCATTATTATCCGAAATTGAAGCAATACGAGCATCTGGTCGGCAACTACGGCAACGCCTGGTGGATGCAGAAAAAAGAGTTTGAATCGTTTCATGGCCCGGTGCTGTTTACCTCAAACTGCATCGTCCCGCCCAATCCCGAGCATATCGAGCGGATTTTTACCACCGGGGCGGTCGGCTTTGAAGGCTGCGTCCATATTCCCGATCGCCGGGACGGCAAGGCCAAGGATTTTTCGGCAATCATCGCCATGGCCAAGACCTGCAAGCCACCCGAAGCCATTGACAGCGGCTCGATCGTCGGGGGCTTTGGCCACCATCAGGTGCTGGCCCTAAAAGACAAGATTATCGATGCCGTCAAGTCCGGGGCAATCAAACGTTTTGTCGTTATGGCCGGGTGCGACGGCCGTCATAAAACCCGCGATTACTACACCAAGGTCGCTGAGTTGCTGCCGAAGGACGCAATTATCCTCACTGCCGGTTGTGCCAAATACAAATACCTAAAGCTGAATCTCGGCGACATCGGCGGCATTCCCCGGGTCCTCGATGCCGGCCAGTGCAACGACTCCTACTCGCTGGCGGTGATCGCCATGGAACTGCAGAAGGTCTTCGGCATGGGCGATATCAACGATCTGCCGATCTCCTTTGATATTGCCTGGTATGAACAGAAAGCCGCATTGGTGCTATTGGCCCTGCTGCACCTGGGGGTCAAGGGCATTCGCCTTGGACCGACCCTGCCCGGCTTTCTTTCGGCCAATGTGGCCAAGGCCCTCATTGAACAGTTTGATCTAAAAGGGATCACCACGCCTGAAGACGACGTGGCGGCGATGATGGCAGGTCTTTAG